Genomic window (Jeotgalibacillus haloalkalitolerans):
TTGCATGTATTAGGCACGCCGCCAGCGTTCGTCCTGAGCCAGGATCAAACTCTCCGTAAAGTGTTTGAAAAGCTCATTGTCTTTTTGTTTCGAAAAAGACTAAAAATCTTAAACGTTGACGTTTGGTTGTTTAGTTTTCAAGGTTCAAGTACTTCTTTTCGCTTTCTTCTTTATAAGGAAGAAATGCGGTGTTGCTCTCTCAAGCGACCAATCTATCATAACATCTTTCAGCGTTTTAAGTCAATCACTTTTTTAAAAAAGTTTTTTACTTTGTTTTGCTGTGTGATGTAGTTGTTAGCTGCGCTGTTGAAGCAACGAGGAATAATATATCACGGAACTTTGCACAAACGCAAGACTTTTGAAAAAGACTATTAATTTAGATTATTTGCCACAAATTCAGCAGCATCCAAAACCATAAAAAAAGTCTGGCAGCATTAACCTGTCGCCAGACGAAAACCCTTTATCCCTGCACCCATTCTCTTCTTTTTAAGTATCCGATCGCTCCGGCAATCATAACTGCACATAATATGATTGTGGTGATTACTGCCTTCCATAGTCCAGAAAGTGTTTCGCTCTGAATAGCAAGATTCGACAGCGCCAGAAGGTGACCAGGCGTCCACATCATTGGTTCTACAAAAATAGAGGATGCCAGTGCAAGTAATATTAAAATAACAAGTGCAGCTCCTGCCACCGCGGCACTCCTTTTTAAAAACGTACTTAAAAACAGCACGAGCGTGACAGTGAAAATCAGCCACATCAGATAAAAGAACGAAGATAACAAAAGTTGCTGAAAAGCAATTGGGTCAAATAATAAATAGATATAATAAAGTGCGGCACCCGCTCCTGCAAGATAGGAAATAAATGCAATGAGTGTACCTGCAAGCCATTTAGCTAAAAAGTAGCTTGCGTGGGAGACCGGCTTAGCCAGAATCATCACAGCTGTCCCGCTCGACCGTTCACCTGCAAGAGAACCCATCAGTGCAAGTACAATGACAAATACACCGATTTGCGAAAACTGTCCGAGCGTTTCTGCAAATACCTGCTCAGATCCTGGCAGCGGGATTTCAAATACAGCGCCTTCCGGCAATCCGCCGAATTCTTCAAGAATATCAGGCAGATAATAGCTGGTCAGCGGCTGCATGATGCCAAGCGCGATAAATACAAGCGGCATCCAGATCCACTTAAAGCTTCTGACCATTTCAAGCATTTCTTTTTTAAACAGTACGCTCATTTCATCACCTCATGGAAGACATCTTCAAGCGAAGCTGTGCCGACTTCAAGTGAGCGAAGAGGCAACTGAGAGGTCAATGCTTCCTCAAGTATGATCTTCCTCAGCACAGCAGTTTCTTTTCCTTTAATGACTGCAGTATTTTCATTTATCTCTATTAATAGATCAGGATGTCTCTCACCAAATGATTTTCCCCATTCCAATAGATGCTGATCTGCACGCAATACCATTTCGGGACGCTCATATTTCATATAAACGTGATCAATTGAATCAAAGAGCACTTTCTTCCCTCTATTCATCATGAGTACGTCATCGCATAAAACCTGCGCATCATGAAGGACATGCGTGGAATAGAGAATCG
Coding sequences:
- a CDS encoding ABC transporter permease subunit; this encodes MSVLFKKEMLEMVRSFKWIWMPLVFIALGIMQPLTSYYLPDILEEFGGLPEGAVFEIPLPGSEQVFAETLGQFSQIGVFVIVLALMGSLAGERSSGTAVMILAKPVSHASYFLAKWLAGTLIAFISYLAGAGAALYYIYLLFDPIAFQQLLLSSFFYLMWLIFTVTLVLFLSTFLKRSAAVAGAALVILILLALASSIFVEPMMWTPGHLLALSNLAIQSETLSGLWKAVITTIILCAVMIAGAIGYLKRREWVQG